From one Streptomyces sp. NBC_01478 genomic stretch:
- a CDS encoding transposase — translation MTTRIHLACDGRGRPLALLLTPGQRHDSICARPLLERIRVLRTGRGRPRSKPAQVIADKAYSSRGFRAYLRKRGIACTLPEKADQQRHRHNRGGRPPAFDRALSVGELVQGR, via the coding sequence CTGACCACCAGAATCCATCTCGCCTGCGACGGCAGGGGTCGCCCGCTCGCGCTCCTGCTGACGCCCGGCCAACGCCACGACAGCATCTGCGCACGTCCCCTCCTGGAACGGATCCGGGTCCTGCGAACCGGACGTGGACGTCCCCGCTCCAAACCAGCCCAGGTCATCGCCGACAAGGCCTACAGCTCCCGAGGATTCCGCGCCTACCTGCGCAAACGCGGCATCGCCTGCACCCTCCCGGAGAAAGCGGACCAGCAGCGACACCGGCACAACCGCGGCGGTCGGCCACCGGCATTCGACCGTGCCCTCTCCGTCGGAGAGCTTGTCCAGGGTCGTTGA
- a CDS encoding glycosyl hydrolase, translated as MHETHPQRGGATRRSVLAAGLTTGVLTALGPAASAASSGTSGSTAAAPTASWFAQPAKEVRPRFRWWWPDGLVDPVEIAREIDQMADAGFGGAEIAAVHHSITDTSVLDTAHHGWGSAAWRDGVKAALRQAARRGLTIDLTLGPSWPVAVPGVTPDDDAAVKELAYGKATLTGGAAYDGPVPASVHPAASGATVQKLLAVQAARVNTAYSSGKATGLDADSVTDLTGQVSGGNLSWTPPDSATWVILSYWQRGSGQQPEAGPHSSPAAYVVDHFSAAGTSAVTRYWDSTILDSTLRQLLGSAGGTFFEDSVELETKGLQWTPGLPAAFREHTGRDLLPHLPAVVLDNGNQIFAFEARLTQEIRHDFWETVSGLFNKHHLGALKSWAHGHGMKMRSQPYGLQTDAIASAAVLDVPEGESLGFKNLDDYRCLAGGRDMAGRRILSCEAGAYAGGAYNTTWDKFLRTMGGAYAAGVNQTVMHGFSYATAPGVSWPGFAAFSPYSGAPGYGESWGPRQPTWRHVPDIAAYLGRVHEVLQSGTARADIAVFRQTGYTATGIGASWLTSTGIPLGWTHQFLSGPLLDLPTAKVSGKRLAPDGPAYKALFLEGDFFYGSNPTLAVADAGKLLRFARAGLPIVLLGAFDQALTPGLPDDGEQAELRSLTAQLLVLPNVRRITDKTLVGAAFAELGVSSDAVYSVSSTLLNAHRVTHDADFYYLCNGKHAETVKPAVALIDHDVTLRATRRKGSGAVPYLLDPWSGRVTRLAQYTQDGDAFTFRVTLQPGESLVVALGGPGLFGDRSGNRPHAVATDADSVLFADGSLTVRAFAAGTRTTTLSSGRKVTTKIPEVPAAVTLDQWTLSVDDWQPGANATTTTIVTHTLVLDALLPWSQIPELADVGGIGRYRTTVTLPNTWTSGTGALLRLGSVSDTCRVTVNGTPLDPVDRLNPVVDLGKHLRRGANTIEIEVATPLFNRLRISNPTVFGTSARQNYGLVGPVHLTPYVQQTVA; from the coding sequence ATGCACGAAACCCACCCGCAGCGTGGCGGTGCGACGCGTCGGTCGGTACTGGCGGCCGGTCTGACGACGGGCGTTCTCACGGCACTCGGTCCGGCGGCGAGCGCCGCGTCCTCCGGGACATCTGGCTCCACCGCAGCCGCGCCTACGGCGAGTTGGTTCGCCCAACCGGCCAAGGAGGTCCGGCCCAGGTTCCGTTGGTGGTGGCCGGACGGCCTTGTGGACCCGGTGGAGATCGCGCGGGAGATCGACCAGATGGCCGACGCGGGATTCGGCGGCGCCGAGATCGCGGCCGTGCACCACAGCATCACCGACACCTCGGTGCTGGACACCGCCCACCACGGGTGGGGAAGCGCAGCCTGGCGCGACGGTGTGAAGGCCGCGCTGCGGCAGGCGGCGCGCCGCGGGCTGACCATCGACCTCACCCTCGGCCCGAGCTGGCCCGTCGCCGTGCCCGGAGTCACTCCCGACGACGACGCCGCGGTGAAGGAACTCGCCTACGGCAAAGCCACGTTGACCGGCGGTGCGGCCTACGACGGTCCGGTGCCGGCCTCCGTCCACCCGGCCGCCTCCGGTGCCACCGTGCAGAAGCTCCTCGCCGTACAGGCCGCCCGCGTCAACACCGCCTACTCCAGCGGCAAGGCGACCGGCCTGGACGCCGACAGCGTCACCGACCTGACCGGCCAGGTGTCGGGCGGCAATCTGAGCTGGACCCCGCCCGACTCGGCGACCTGGGTGATCCTGTCGTACTGGCAACGGGGTTCGGGGCAGCAGCCCGAGGCAGGGCCGCACTCCTCCCCCGCCGCGTATGTCGTCGACCACTTCAGCGCGGCGGGGACCTCGGCCGTCACCCGCTACTGGGATTCCACGATCCTGGACTCCACGCTCCGTCAACTCCTCGGATCGGCGGGCGGCACATTCTTCGAGGACTCCGTCGAGTTGGAGACCAAGGGGCTGCAGTGGACGCCCGGCCTGCCCGCGGCCTTCCGCGAGCACACCGGACGCGACCTGCTGCCGCATCTGCCGGCCGTCGTCCTCGACAACGGCAACCAGATCTTCGCCTTCGAGGCGCGGCTCACCCAGGAGATCCGGCACGACTTCTGGGAGACCGTCTCCGGCCTGTTCAACAAGCACCACCTCGGGGCGCTCAAGTCCTGGGCGCACGGACACGGCATGAAGATGCGGTCCCAGCCGTACGGTCTCCAGACCGACGCCATCGCCTCGGCGGCCGTTCTCGACGTCCCCGAGGGCGAGTCGCTCGGCTTCAAGAACCTCGACGACTACCGCTGCCTGGCGGGCGGGCGTGACATGGCCGGTCGCCGCATCCTGTCCTGCGAGGCGGGCGCGTACGCGGGCGGCGCCTACAACACCACGTGGGACAAGTTCCTGCGCACCATGGGCGGGGCGTACGCGGCGGGCGTCAACCAGACCGTGATGCACGGCTTCTCCTACGCCACCGCACCGGGCGTCAGCTGGCCCGGCTTCGCCGCGTTCAGCCCCTACAGCGGGGCCCCGGGATACGGCGAGTCGTGGGGGCCTCGGCAGCCGACCTGGCGCCATGTGCCCGACATCGCCGCCTACCTCGGCCGCGTCCACGAGGTGCTCCAGTCGGGCACCGCCCGCGCGGACATCGCCGTCTTCCGGCAGACCGGCTACACGGCGACCGGCATCGGGGCCTCCTGGCTGACCTCGACGGGCATCCCCCTCGGCTGGACCCACCAGTTCCTGAGCGGACCACTGCTCGACCTGCCCACCGCCAAGGTCTCCGGCAAACGCCTCGCACCCGACGGACCCGCCTACAAGGCCCTGTTCCTCGAAGGCGACTTCTTCTACGGCTCCAACCCGACGTTGGCCGTCGCGGACGCCGGCAAACTCCTGAGGTTCGCGCGTGCCGGCCTGCCCATCGTGCTCCTCGGCGCCTTCGACCAGGCGCTCACCCCGGGTCTCCCCGACGACGGGGAACAAGCCGAACTCCGGTCTCTCACAGCCCAGTTGCTCGTCCTGCCGAATGTCCGCCGGATCACCGACAAGACCCTGGTCGGTGCGGCGTTCGCGGAACTCGGCGTGTCCTCCGACGCCGTCTACTCCGTGTCGTCGACCCTGCTGAACGCCCACCGGGTCACCCACGACGCCGACTTCTACTACCTGTGCAACGGCAAACACGCCGAGACCGTCAAGCCGGCCGTCGCCCTCATCGACCACGACGTCACGCTGCGCGCCACCCGCCGCAAGGGCTCTGGCGCGGTCCCGTACCTGCTGGACCCATGGAGCGGGCGGGTCACCCGGCTCGCCCAATACACCCAGGACGGCGACGCGTTCACCTTCCGCGTCACGCTCCAGCCGGGCGAGAGCCTCGTCGTCGCGCTGGGCGGCCCGGGACTGTTCGGGGACCGCAGCGGCAACCGTCCGCACGCAGTCGCCACCGACGCGGACAGTGTGCTCTTCGCGGACGGATCACTGACCGTACGCGCCTTTGCGGCCGGGACCCGCACCACCACCCTGTCGAGCGGCCGCAAGGTCACCACGAAGATCCCTGAGGTGCCGGCGGCCGTCACCCTCGACCAGTGGACGCTCTCCGTCGACGACTGGCAGCCCGGCGCCAACGCGACCACCACCACGATCGTCACGCACACCCTCGTCCTCGACGCCCTGCTGCCCTGGTCGCAGATCCCCGAACTGGCCGACGTGGGCGGCATCGGCCGCTACCGGACGACGGTCACGCTGCCGAACACCTGGACCTCCGGCACGGGAGCCCTGTTGCGGCTGGGCAGTGTCAGCGACACCTGCCGGGTCACCGTCAACGGGACACCGCTCGACCCCGTCGACCGGCTCAACCCCGTGGTGGACCTCGGCAAACATCTGCGCCGCGGCGCCAACACCATCGAAATCGAGGTGGCCACCCCGCTGTTCAACCGGCTGCGGATCAGCAACCCCACAGTGTTCGGCACGTCCGCGAGGCAGAACTACGGTCTGGTCGGACCGGTCCACCTCACGCCGTACGTGCAGCAGACGGTGGCCTGA
- a CDS encoding substrate-binding domain-containing protein: MPAYDPRGKVNRALLVGVSEYDVTEPPHGVPGDLPAVKHNVNRLRDVLTQGRVFGEHEVRAVRSPSLDEFNHALRTVVQESEGLLLLYFAGHGAIPMAGHELFLQMRNASVIAGAHAVFPGAEMFTTVLSVLATSRAERIVVVLDCCFAGNAGSVWEDFRDKRRVLLLTSVQANHRIDAGDPRTPTPFTEHLARLLDRDEQVWFGELSRELRQLMSTSSHRTVRGDPWDPRGRAEPDEDVLLSARKVPSPPPPPPAPLLTPTPPPPLTPTPVPPSRTQHPVTTPVLRRTREALRTFVRTCAAAVVTWIDRFWPVSGTATRITLVLALAAAGLGSYGIYTLAAGSPSCGPPLELRLLTDPDLESTVRAASDAYLTSDANTTGDGCRRSGITVYSAGAADAVTALHRQSAAWQEPRDPDTDPQRDVGPQPDIWIPASAADAERVTAHPDPDSVVTLTPDSEPFAYSPLVLAVPEHIAAPESLRTGHQLNELIDELRGRDSHAEVARPDPEFTDAALLATMGLYRDAAQPDTAEGLVRQPGPPSPTAADLLCTLPDDDTVDNRTAALVPEFLLKSGVGCDRTTRSRRIAEYPDDTSGIEPTYVRVGWQGATRDQPARDAAAEDFHTWLTGNGGLAVFAADGFRSATGDRVLLDTRSVAPGVERTPGPVPGPNAVQMDVELAAYRGANGPGRVLFLIDDSGSMEAHWEGASGGPGLLKQSLGGFGSKDEYGVWGVSGLTGGHFYTELISFAPHHRADAEKAIDKKAEVQDAEADPHTALLAALDYMAHRGTDDEHPRLIVYVTDDEDNNRLTGAGLDAVLKKARSVKVPVAMVSLVSGGCDKGKPDAQVSDASGGRCLDADEDLGAGLQDEVARTGMGDD; the protein is encoded by the coding sequence GTGCCCGCCTACGACCCGCGTGGAAAGGTGAACCGGGCGCTGCTGGTCGGTGTGTCCGAGTACGACGTCACCGAGCCGCCGCACGGTGTGCCCGGCGATCTTCCGGCCGTCAAGCACAACGTGAACCGGTTGCGGGATGTGCTGACCCAGGGGCGGGTGTTCGGCGAGCACGAGGTCAGGGCGGTCCGGTCGCCGTCGCTCGACGAGTTCAACCACGCGCTGCGGACGGTCGTCCAGGAGTCCGAGGGCCTGCTGCTGTTGTACTTCGCCGGTCATGGCGCCATTCCCATGGCGGGCCACGAGTTGTTTCTGCAGATGCGCAACGCGAGCGTGATCGCGGGCGCGCACGCCGTCTTTCCGGGCGCCGAGATGTTCACCACCGTGCTGTCCGTGCTCGCCACCAGCCGGGCCGAGCGGATCGTGGTCGTCCTCGACTGCTGCTTCGCCGGGAACGCGGGCTCGGTCTGGGAGGACTTCCGGGACAAGCGACGCGTGCTGCTGCTGACGAGCGTGCAGGCCAACCACCGTATCGACGCGGGTGATCCGAGGACACCGACGCCGTTCACCGAGCATCTGGCACGGCTTCTCGACCGGGACGAACAGGTGTGGTTCGGGGAACTCTCCCGCGAGTTACGGCAGTTGATGAGCACCAGCAGCCACAGGACCGTGCGCGGTGATCCCTGGGACCCTCGCGGACGGGCGGAGCCCGACGAGGACGTGCTCCTGTCGGCACGGAAGGTACCATCGCCCCCACCTCCGCCCCCGGCACCGCTCCTGACTCCGACTCCGCCTCCGCCGCTGACTCCGACTCCGGTTCCGCCTTCCCGGACCCAACACCCGGTCACAACACCGGTGTTACGGCGGACCCGGGAAGCGCTCCGCACCTTCGTCCGCACCTGCGCCGCCGCGGTCGTCACCTGGATCGACCGCTTCTGGCCGGTCTCCGGGACCGCCACCCGTATCACCCTCGTCCTGGCCCTCGCCGCCGCCGGACTCGGTTCCTACGGCATCTACACCCTCGCCGCCGGTTCCCCCTCCTGCGGTCCGCCCCTCGAACTGCGGCTGTTGACCGACCCGGACCTGGAGTCCACCGTGCGCGCGGCGTCCGACGCCTATCTGACGTCGGACGCGAACACCACCGGCGACGGCTGCCGGCGCAGCGGGATCACCGTCTACAGCGCGGGTGCCGCCGACGCGGTCACCGCGCTGCACCGGCAGTCCGCGGCCTGGCAGGAACCCCGTGACCCCGACACCGATCCGCAGCGGGACGTCGGTCCGCAGCCGGACATCTGGATTCCCGCCTCGGCCGCCGACGCCGAACGGGTCACCGCCCACCCGGACCCGGACTCCGTCGTCACGCTCACCCCGGACTCCGAACCCTTCGCCTACTCGCCGCTCGTGCTCGCCGTACCGGAGCACATCGCCGCCCCCGAGTCCCTGCGTACCGGGCATCAACTAAACGAGCTGATCGACGAGTTGCGCGGCCGGGACTCCCATGCCGAAGTCGCCCGGCCCGACCCGGAGTTCACCGACGCGGCGCTGCTCGCCACGATGGGCCTGTACCGGGACGCCGCCCAACCGGACACCGCGGAGGGCCTGGTGCGTCAGCCGGGGCCGCCTTCCCCCACCGCCGCCGATCTGCTGTGCACGCTGCCCGACGACGACACCGTGGACAACCGGACGGCCGCGCTGGTCCCGGAGTTCCTGCTGAAGAGCGGTGTCGGCTGCGACCGTACGACCCGCAGTCGCCGGATCGCCGAGTACCCGGACGACACGTCCGGCATCGAGCCGACGTACGTCCGTGTCGGCTGGCAGGGCGCCACCCGTGACCAGCCGGCGCGGGACGCGGCGGCCGAGGACTTCCACACCTGGCTCACCGGGAACGGGGGGCTGGCCGTGTTCGCGGCGGACGGGTTCCGCTCGGCCACCGGTGACCGCGTCCTGCTGGACACCCGCTCGGTCGCCCCCGGGGTGGAGCGGACACCCGGTCCGGTGCCCGGGCCCAACGCGGTGCAGATGGACGTCGAGCTCGCCGCCTACCGGGGTGCCAACGGGCCCGGCCGGGTGCTCTTCCTCATCGACGACTCCGGTTCCATGGAAGCCCACTGGGAGGGGGCGAGCGGCGGACCCGGGCTGCTGAAGCAGTCCCTCGGCGGGTTCGGCAGCAAGGACGAGTACGGGGTGTGGGGCGTCTCCGGGCTGACCGGCGGGCACTTCTACACCGAGCTGATCTCCTTCGCCCCGCATCACCGCGCGGACGCGGAGAAAGCCATCGACAAGAAGGCCGAGGTCCAGGACGCCGAGGCCGATCCTCATACCGCGCTGCTCGCCGCGCTCGACTACATGGCGCACCGGGGCACCGACGACGAGCATCCCCGGCTGATCGTGTACGTCACCGACGACGAGGACAACAACCGGCTGACCGGCGCCGGTCTCGACGCCGTACTGAAGAAGGCCCGTTCGGTGAAGGTGCCCGTCGCGATGGTGTCCCTGGTCAGCGGCGGCTGCGACAAGGGCAAGCCGGACGCGCAGGTCTCCGACGCGAGCGGCGGCCGGTGTCTGGACGCCGACGAGGACCTCGGCGCGGGCCTGCAGGACGAGGTCGCGCGCACCGGGATGGGAGACGACTGA
- a CDS encoding transposase, with product MVDHGGVIGRHELTYQDWELLAALTLRAATGRPCVEDRRGVSGMVYKIRTGISWRDLPDRHGSWQTVYTRFRRYAPDGVFTRALQQIRAHADAAGDIDWPVQTDSAIVRARRHAAATGRKGGPTGRTNQTITPSADPEEA from the coding sequence ATGGTGGATCATGGTGGGGTGATAGGTCGCCATGAACTGACCTATCAGGATTGGGAGTTACTCGCTGCACTCACTCTGCGGGCCGCGACGGGCCGACCGTGTGTGGAGGATCGGCGGGGCGTCAGCGGGATGGTCTACAAGATCCGGACCGGGATCTCCTGGCGTGACCTGCCAGATCGCCACGGCTCATGGCAGACGGTCTACACCCGCTTCCGCCGCTATGCGCCGGACGGCGTGTTCACCCGGGCCCTCCAGCAGATCCGGGCCCATGCGGACGCGGCCGGCGACATCGACTGGCCCGTCCAGACCGACTCCGCCATCGTCCGCGCCCGCCGGCACGCCGCCGCCACCGGCCGAAAAGGGGGACCCACCGGCCGGACGAACCAGACGATCACGCCCTCGGCCGATCCCGAGGAGGCCTGA
- a CDS encoding ROK family transcriptional regulator has translation MTRRYPAGPQQLLRSLNGRAVLEAIDEAGPVTTTDLAGRITLSRPTVAAAVALLLERGVITEVGPATGRKGPAPAQYRVNADCAFAIGVDVGHRKIRAAVADVTGRVRGRAESEQRGHQGADALVAQILDMCVDLAGQVDRPLADITQVVAGLPAAVGPDGRHLSYAAGLPDSGQGFGAALGRAIPVSLVLENDVNLAALAESTHGLGTDTDDFVLVSLGVGLGLGLVVDGRVRRGATGVAGEAGYLPSDRMVAPVGQRRDLVQEHLGARYISDRAQRLGLPGDGSPRTVFELARTGDPGALEIVDDTARSVAYVVACVVPLIDPALIVLGGAIGANGDLLLEPVARHLADFSTFRPPVVASSLGQDAVLTGATTMSAELAREAAFAAATTPVPQTESPSSLS, from the coding sequence GTGACCCGCCGTTATCCAGCAGGCCCGCAGCAGTTGCTGCGCTCGCTCAACGGCCGTGCCGTGCTGGAGGCGATCGACGAGGCGGGCCCGGTCACGACCACCGACCTGGCCGGGCGGATCACCCTCTCCCGGCCCACCGTCGCCGCCGCCGTCGCGCTGCTGCTGGAGCGCGGAGTCATCACCGAGGTCGGCCCGGCGACCGGCCGCAAGGGCCCGGCACCGGCCCAGTACCGGGTCAACGCCGACTGCGCTTTCGCGATCGGCGTGGACGTCGGTCACCGCAAGATCCGTGCCGCGGTCGCCGATGTCACCGGCCGGGTGCGCGGGCGCGCCGAGTCCGAACAGCGGGGGCATCAGGGTGCGGACGCGCTTGTCGCGCAGATCCTGGACATGTGCGTCGACCTGGCCGGGCAGGTGGACCGGCCGCTGGCGGACATCACCCAGGTCGTGGCGGGACTGCCGGCCGCCGTCGGCCCCGACGGACGACACCTGTCGTACGCCGCCGGACTGCCCGACTCCGGGCAGGGGTTCGGCGCCGCGCTCGGCCGGGCGATCCCGGTGTCGTTGGTCCTGGAGAACGACGTGAATCTCGCGGCGCTGGCCGAGAGCACCCACGGCCTCGGTACCGACACCGACGACTTCGTCCTCGTCAGCCTGGGCGTCGGACTCGGCCTCGGTCTGGTTGTCGACGGCCGGGTCCGGCGCGGCGCCACCGGAGTCGCAGGAGAGGCCGGCTACCTGCCCAGCGACCGTATGGTCGCCCCGGTCGGACAGCGCCGGGACCTCGTCCAGGAACATCTGGGCGCCCGTTACATCAGCGACCGGGCGCAGCGCCTCGGACTGCCGGGCGACGGCAGTCCGCGCACCGTCTTCGAACTCGCCCGCACCGGGGACCCGGGCGCGCTGGAGATCGTGGACGACACGGCCCGCAGCGTCGCCTACGTGGTGGCCTGCGTCGTACCCCTCATCGACCCGGCACTCATCGTGCTGGGCGGCGCCATCGGCGCCAACGGCGACCTGCTGCTCGAACCGGTCGCCCGTCACCTGGCCGACTTCAGTACGTTCCGGCCGCCTGTCGTCGCGTCGAGCCTCGGCCAGGACGCCGTGCTCACCGGAGCGACCACCATGTCGGCGGAGCTGGCCCGCGAGGCCGCCTTCGCCGCCGCCACCACTCCCGTCCCGCAGACAGAGTCACCGTCGTCTCTGTCCTGA
- a CDS encoding ABC transporter substrate-binding protein codes for MFKAITGATAVTAAGVLLLAGCTSTGSTSSQPDSAISPGASHKATTVTVWTFNHLPNEVAAFKATLSRLHATYPWLTVKFVPNKDDAAYAKAVAAGDPPDVFISSTPDNVAKFCYNGTVTDLSPYLSSAKIDTAKTFPPATLVYTRYQSKQCALPLLTDAFALYYNKKMFAAAGITKPPTTLAELTTDAKKLTVKNADGSIKTYGFVPRSDYDVNRYLFVGAHSGTEFYGKDGKTTFASDPKWRQLLAWDQDLIDYYGTANVQKFVGRYQPHADDAGNPLLTGAAAMEYDGEWHVGEIATEKKDFDYGVVPMPVLDGSSGTYGAGSTLGTVAYLSAGSKHKQEAFFALQQLTTDTTFLNTLADTVYNIPTTFAALKAWDKRDDPHWKPFVDIFENTHSSYKAVTPAGVEDMDTWRAFLLDYEQGKTKDAASGLATVGKKIDSLNSESGQ; via the coding sequence GTGTTCAAAGCTATCACCGGGGCTACGGCCGTCACGGCCGCCGGCGTACTGCTGCTGGCAGGCTGTACGTCGACCGGATCCACCTCGTCACAACCCGACTCTGCGATATCGCCGGGCGCCTCGCACAAGGCCACCACCGTCACGGTGTGGACGTTCAACCACCTCCCCAACGAAGTGGCCGCGTTCAAGGCCACCCTCAGCCGGCTGCACGCCACGTACCCGTGGCTGACCGTGAAGTTCGTGCCCAACAAGGATGACGCCGCCTACGCCAAGGCCGTCGCCGCGGGCGATCCGCCGGACGTGTTCATCAGCTCCACGCCCGACAACGTGGCGAAGTTCTGCTACAACGGCACGGTCACCGACCTGAGTCCGTACCTGTCCTCGGCGAAGATCGACACCGCCAAGACCTTCCCGCCCGCGACGCTCGTCTACACGCGCTACCAGAGCAAGCAGTGCGCACTGCCGCTGCTGACCGACGCGTTCGCCCTCTACTACAACAAGAAGATGTTCGCCGCGGCCGGCATCACCAAGCCACCCACGACCCTCGCCGAACTGACCACCGACGCCAAGAAGTTGACCGTCAAGAACGCGGACGGCTCCATCAAGACCTACGGCTTCGTCCCCCGCTCCGACTACGACGTCAACCGGTACCTCTTCGTCGGCGCGCACAGCGGCACCGAGTTCTACGGCAAGGACGGCAAGACGACCTTCGCCTCCGACCCCAAGTGGCGGCAACTGCTGGCCTGGGACCAGGACCTGATCGACTACTACGGCACGGCGAACGTGCAGAAGTTCGTGGGCCGTTACCAGCCGCACGCCGACGACGCGGGAAACCCGCTGCTGACCGGCGCCGCGGCCATGGAGTACGACGGCGAGTGGCACGTCGGTGAGATCGCCACGGAGAAGAAGGACTTCGACTACGGCGTCGTACCGATGCCCGTCCTCGACGGATCGTCCGGCACCTACGGCGCGGGCAGCACCCTCGGCACCGTCGCCTATCTGTCGGCAGGCTCGAAGCACAAGCAGGAGGCGTTCTTCGCACTCCAGCAACTCACCACCGACACCACGTTCCTGAACACCCTCGCCGACACGGTCTACAACATCCCCACCACGTTCGCCGCGCTCAAGGCCTGGGACAAGCGCGACGACCCGCACTGGAAGCCGTTCGTCGACATATTCGAGAACACGCACTCCTCCTACAAGGCGGTCACCCCGGCCGGCGTCGAGGACATGGACACCTGGCGCGCGTTCCTGCTCGACTACGAACAGGGCAAGACGAAGGACGCCGCGAGCGGACTGGCCACGGTCGGCAAGAAGATCGACAGCCTCAACTCCGAGAGCGGGCAGTAG
- a CDS encoding carbohydrate ABC transporter permease: MSTLDLTKRHPRTGRRLLYLLAEHAPAVAVALCFLLPLTIGVLTAFMTQHQAGTGSLWPSPWEFGNFHEVFRAMPFGRDLLNTMLYAGLSTIGVVISSVPVAYALARLRWRGREGVFLVVLAAMMIPAQVTSLPLYVMYAHIGWVGTLKPLIVPSFFGDAFSIFLLRQFFLTIPDEFTEAARVDGAGELRILWRVLIPMAKPAIAAVGLFAFLYAWNDFYNPLLYTGNSDTGQTLAVALSQLAKNGHQNAYQLQMAASLMFLLPVLILFFLAQKVFVEGIALTGVKG; this comes from the coding sequence ATGAGCACCCTCGACCTGACGAAGCGTCACCCTCGCACCGGTCGACGCCTGTTGTACCTGCTGGCGGAGCACGCACCGGCCGTGGCGGTCGCCCTCTGCTTCCTCCTGCCGCTCACCATCGGCGTACTCACCGCGTTCATGACCCAACACCAGGCGGGCACCGGCTCGTTGTGGCCCTCGCCCTGGGAGTTCGGCAACTTCCACGAGGTCTTCAGGGCCATGCCGTTCGGCCGCGACCTCCTCAACACCATGCTCTACGCCGGCCTGTCCACGATCGGCGTCGTCATCTCCTCGGTACCCGTCGCCTACGCGCTGGCCCGGCTGCGCTGGCGCGGCCGGGAGGGCGTCTTCCTCGTCGTCCTCGCCGCGATGATGATCCCGGCCCAGGTCACCAGCCTGCCCCTGTACGTCATGTACGCGCACATCGGCTGGGTGGGCACCCTGAAGCCGCTGATCGTCCCGTCCTTCTTCGGCGACGCGTTCAGCATCTTCCTGCTCCGCCAGTTCTTCCTCACCATCCCCGACGAGTTCACCGAGGCGGCCCGGGTCGACGGCGCGGGCGAACTGCGCATCCTGTGGCGGGTGTTGATCCCCATGGCCAAACCGGCGATCGCCGCCGTGGGTCTCTTCGCGTTCCTCTACGCGTGGAACGACTTCTACAACCCCCTGCTCTACACGGGGAACAGCGACACCGGCCAGACCCTCGCCGTGGCCCTGAGCCAGCTTGCCAAGAACGGCCACCAGAACGCGTACCAACTCCAGATGGCGGCCTCGCTGATGTTCCTGCTGCCCGTGCTGATCCTGTTCTTCCTGGCGCAGAAGGTCTTCGTCGAGGGCATCGCACTGACCGGCGTCAAGGGCTGA
- a CDS encoding carbohydrate ABC transporter permease has protein sequence MTTVLAPVGEAPGTARTRPARGGRRSPSRARWWVVLAFLSPFVIGFAVFVLYPVAATLYYSLTDFQAGSYRPVQFVGLRNYRALFTESDTFWVAVRNTLWMVVVMVPLRTGWAMLTAWVIIRVKRGRAVYRTLFFLPSMVPVVASALSFIVLLNPVGPLNRLLGWVGVDGPGWFSDPAWSKPSLVLMALWASGNVMVIFSAAMLDVPRELYEAAELDGAGALQKFRSVTLPAISPVIFFALLTGMIYTFQYFTEAFVASSSANATSSSNDLIGYPANSLLFYSTELYRQGFAYFKTGYASAMAWLLFLVIFAATVVFIRVSRRFVHHAGGGR, from the coding sequence ATGACGACCGTCCTCGCCCCCGTCGGCGAGGCCCCGGGCACGGCGCGCACGCGCCCTGCCCGGGGCGGGCGGCGCAGCCCGAGCCGGGCCCGCTGGTGGGTCGTCCTCGCCTTCCTGTCGCCGTTCGTCATCGGCTTCGCCGTCTTCGTGCTCTACCCGGTGGCGGCCACGCTCTACTACTCGCTCACCGACTTCCAGGCCGGCTCCTACCGGCCCGTCCAGTTCGTCGGACTGCGCAACTACCGCGCCCTGTTCACCGAGTCCGACACCTTCTGGGTGGCGGTGCGCAACACGCTGTGGATGGTTGTCGTCATGGTGCCGCTGCGCACCGGATGGGCCATGCTCACCGCCTGGGTGATCATCCGGGTCAAGCGCGGGCGGGCCGTCTACCGCACCCTGTTCTTCCTGCCGTCGATGGTGCCGGTCGTGGCCTCGGCCCTGTCGTTCATCGTGCTGCTCAACCCGGTCGGCCCGCTCAACCGGCTGTTGGGATGGGTGGGCGTCGACGGCCCCGGCTGGTTCTCCGACCCCGCCTGGTCCAAGCCCAGCCTCGTCCTGATGGCGCTGTGGGCCAGCGGCAACGTGATGGTGATCTTCTCCGCCGCCATGCTCGACGTACCCCGCGAGCTGTACGAGGCCGCCGAACTCGACGGCGCCGGCGCACTGCAGAAGTTCCGCAGCGTCACCCTGCCGGCGATCTCCCCGGTCATCTTCTTCGCCCTGCTCACCGGGATGATCTACACGTTCCAGTACTTCACCGAGGCGTTCGTCGCCTCCAGTTCGGCCAACGCCACCTCCTCCAGCAACGACCTCATCGGCTACCCCGCCAACTCGCTGCTGTTCTACTCCACCGAGCTGTACCGACAGGGCTTCGCCTACTTCAAGACCGGCTACGCCTCGGCCATGGCCTGGCTGCTGTTCCTCGTCATCTTCGCGGCGACCGTGGTGTTCATCCGCGTCTCGCGCCGCTTCGTGCACCACGCCGGAGGCGGCCGATGA